One Cellulomonas sp. NS3 genomic region harbors:
- a CDS encoding zinc ribbon domain-containing protein: MLICTTCGTRNQDDEHFCAECGAYLAWEGERVEETPAADPVVAPVTPAPAATVRAPSTGRPEPARGATSATAVPSSSAPRTPAAVPATGAAPTTAAPTSVTTPPVTTPPVTTPPVTTPPEAAPPASTTRSRAEALLARPADPPPDPRPRNDGPAPVLPGARAPKPRAARPAPADEPPPAPGDQVCGQCGAGNVASRKFCRRCGESLVDAPVVPRPSWWTRVTTRRPRELAAGARPRVPRRPFRARWVVVPAVLVLLVGGLWSQRERISDVYDTVVDRVVGNGPVNPAEVVASSAADGRGAEAAMDGATNQSWTPAQPGEGTGEFLEMRFDEPFRLAYVRIFSGASTQQPEFLAEGRPQEVALTLLTADGAQTTEQLQLADAAGGQEFPVGVDDVVAARLTVVSAYPVPEGASVSLGEVEFLGRT, translated from the coding sequence GTGCTGATCTGCACCACGTGCGGGACGCGCAACCAGGACGACGAGCACTTCTGCGCGGAGTGCGGCGCCTACCTGGCGTGGGAGGGCGAGCGCGTCGAGGAGACGCCCGCCGCCGACCCGGTCGTCGCACCCGTCACACCGGCGCCCGCCGCGACCGTCAGGGCGCCGTCGACCGGCCGGCCCGAGCCCGCCCGGGGCGCGACCTCCGCGACGGCCGTGCCGTCGTCGTCCGCGCCCCGGACGCCCGCAGCCGTGCCCGCGACCGGCGCGGCGCCCACGACCGCCGCGCCCACGAGCGTGACCACCCCGCCGGTCACCACCCCGCCGGTCACCACCCCGCCGGTCACCACCCCGCCGGAGGCCGCACCCCCGGCGTCGACGACCCGGTCACGCGCCGAGGCGCTCCTCGCGCGCCCGGCCGACCCGCCGCCGGACCCGCGCCCCCGCAACGACGGCCCCGCACCCGTGCTGCCCGGCGCCCGCGCGCCCAAGCCCCGCGCCGCCCGCCCCGCACCGGCCGACGAGCCGCCGCCGGCGCCCGGCGACCAGGTCTGCGGGCAGTGCGGCGCGGGCAACGTCGCGTCGCGCAAGTTCTGCCGACGCTGCGGCGAGAGCCTCGTCGACGCGCCCGTCGTGCCGCGCCCGTCCTGGTGGACGCGCGTGACGACGCGCCGCCCGCGCGAGCTCGCCGCCGGCGCCCGGCCCCGGGTGCCCCGCCGGCCGTTCCGCGCCCGCTGGGTCGTGGTCCCCGCGGTCCTCGTGCTGCTCGTGGGCGGGCTGTGGTCGCAGCGCGAGCGGATCTCGGACGTCTACGACACCGTCGTCGACCGCGTCGTCGGCAACGGGCCCGTGAACCCCGCGGAGGTCGTCGCGTCGAGCGCGGCCGACGGGCGGGGCGCCGAGGCCGCGATGGACGGGGCGACGAACCAGTCGTGGACGCCCGCCCAGCCCGGCGAGGGCACCGGCGAGTTCCTCGAGATGCGGTTCGACGAGCCGTTCCGCCTCGCGTACGTCCGGATCTTCTCCGGGGCCTCGACGCAGCAGCCCGAGTTCCTCGCCGAGGGCCGCCCGCAGGAGGTCGCCCTCACGCTGCTCACGGCCGACGGCGCCCAGACCACCGAGCAGCTGCAGCTCGCGGACGCCGCGGGCGGCCAGGAGTTCCCGGTCGGCGTCGACGACGTGGTCGCCGCGCGGCTCACGGTGGTCTCGGCGTACCCGGTACCCGAGGGCGCGTCGGTGTCGCTGGGCGAGGTCGAGTTCCTGGGGAGGACCTGA
- a CDS encoding BTAD domain-containing putative transcriptional regulator, with the protein MRRARLLAALDRVLVTRLGLVVAPPGAGKTTLMAHWAHTVAADVAWLRVEREDVAPGRLVDRLSQALGEVLDLPSGASSSEELAVAIERRTAPLVLVLDDLHTIAGSPAEAVVERLLLLAPVHLHVLMGSRRRPGINLVRSELPTAVHVTGEDLAMRAPEVQQLFRDVYAVPLGADDAAALARRTAGWPAGLHLFHLATATLGATERRTAVAALAQRSRYAEDYLAHEVLQTLPGQLRRFLTRTSVLETLTAERCDALLGTPGTSRRLLTELERLTSTVTRDGDGVRFRCHEAVRRHLETQLQEQLGSTQATRWWQQAARVCEQDGAPAEALRLHALARDWDAVRRLLHVGGMPLVRSAAHGLGDLLPVWLQEDDPWASLVFASRLLEDGSLTTAAAVADRARTRLVEDPVGSAWAVRVAAAARTWLPGAGREPAPEDWVGLLREATRRAPQEAAGRAGPLDDEHRDLVRGLALVLAGNLVEARPLLEECVQRPHADVRTGLTARLALATLDALGGPGPLAGAALDRVVSLADRHGLGWWVRVAHGVAVALVPTPGVEAEKAVDALVEEADRRGDPWGAAVVASAAVAAQLRAARLPPAQLDRGLDELCTRWRALDAGVLEAWARSLHAVVAATGDLPNAEPAAESAEAFARAAGVPGALWVAYGALALSRPAERDELLELASASASASGFGPRPAGWEPALRVVLDPLPGTVTAPEPAGLPAAGLAVVRPGPEPAVTGPFEVRCFEEFRLLVSGVPVGLSRIRPRARSLLRLLALHTGRLTHREQLADTLWGELDPSAALHGLQVALSSLRTLLGSAGVTTAIVVRDGDAYGLVLPEGSSCDLHVFDGALAAAARARSGPGDGDRARRELRAALDVYTGELMPEEGPAEWVVSAREQYRVRAAEAAATLAALELARGDATAAASAATRGVEIDPYRDDAWRALIEASRLAGDHATAGRAQRRYDEVLAGLGLPPTADVPVPAVPGGPREPAAPDRAHVRSSPGTRPRPATPTRPRVPGTPRPP; encoded by the coding sequence GTGCGGCGCGCCCGCCTGCTCGCCGCGCTCGACCGCGTGCTCGTGACCCGGCTCGGCCTCGTCGTCGCCCCGCCCGGTGCGGGCAAGACGACCCTCATGGCGCACTGGGCGCACACCGTCGCGGCGGACGTCGCGTGGCTGCGCGTCGAGCGCGAGGACGTGGCGCCCGGCCGGCTCGTCGACCGGCTCTCCCAGGCGCTCGGCGAGGTCCTCGACCTGCCGTCGGGCGCGTCCTCGTCCGAGGAGCTCGCCGTCGCGATCGAGCGTCGCACCGCGCCGCTCGTGCTCGTCCTCGACGACCTGCACACGATCGCCGGCTCGCCCGCCGAGGCGGTGGTCGAGCGGCTCCTGCTGCTGGCTCCGGTGCACCTGCACGTCCTCATGGGATCGCGTCGGAGGCCCGGGATCAACCTCGTGCGCTCCGAGCTCCCGACCGCCGTCCACGTGACGGGCGAGGACCTCGCGATGCGGGCGCCCGAGGTCCAGCAGCTCTTCCGCGACGTCTACGCCGTACCGCTCGGGGCGGACGACGCCGCGGCCCTCGCGCGGCGCACCGCGGGCTGGCCGGCGGGGCTGCACCTGTTCCACCTCGCGACCGCCACCCTCGGGGCGACCGAGCGCCGGACGGCCGTCGCCGCGCTCGCCCAGCGGTCCCGGTACGCCGAGGACTACCTCGCGCACGAGGTGCTGCAGACGCTGCCCGGGCAGCTGCGCCGCTTCCTCACGAGGACCTCGGTCCTGGAGACCCTGACGGCGGAGCGCTGCGACGCGCTGCTCGGCACGCCCGGGACCAGCCGGCGCCTGCTCACCGAGCTCGAGCGCCTGACCTCCACCGTGACGCGCGACGGTGACGGGGTCCGATTCCGCTGCCACGAGGCCGTGCGCCGCCACCTCGAGACCCAGCTCCAGGAGCAGCTCGGCTCGACCCAGGCGACCCGCTGGTGGCAGCAGGCCGCGCGGGTGTGCGAGCAGGACGGTGCGCCCGCCGAGGCGCTGCGGCTGCACGCGCTCGCCCGCGACTGGGACGCCGTGCGACGCCTCCTGCACGTCGGGGGCATGCCGCTCGTGCGGTCCGCCGCGCACGGCCTGGGTGACCTGCTGCCGGTGTGGCTCCAGGAGGACGACCCGTGGGCGTCGCTCGTGTTCGCGAGCCGGCTCCTCGAGGACGGGAGCCTCACGACGGCCGCGGCGGTCGCCGACCGGGCGCGGACCCGGCTCGTCGAGGACCCCGTCGGCTCCGCGTGGGCGGTCCGGGTCGCCGCTGCCGCCCGCACGTGGCTCCCGGGCGCCGGCCGCGAGCCCGCCCCGGAGGACTGGGTCGGTCTGCTGCGGGAGGCCACGCGGCGTGCGCCGCAGGAGGCCGCCGGACGCGCCGGGCCGCTCGACGACGAGCACCGCGACCTCGTGCGCGGGCTCGCCCTGGTGCTCGCCGGGAACCTGGTGGAGGCGCGACCGCTGCTCGAGGAGTGCGTGCAGCGGCCCCACGCCGACGTGCGCACGGGGCTCACGGCCCGCCTCGCGCTCGCGACGCTCGACGCGCTCGGCGGCCCGGGCCCGCTGGCGGGCGCCGCGCTCGACCGGGTGGTGTCCCTCGCGGACCGGCACGGGCTGGGCTGGTGGGTGCGCGTCGCGCACGGGGTCGCGGTCGCGCTCGTCCCGACGCCGGGGGTCGAGGCGGAGAAGGCCGTGGACGCGCTCGTCGAGGAGGCCGACCGGCGCGGGGACCCCTGGGGCGCGGCGGTGGTCGCCTCGGCCGCGGTCGCCGCGCAGCTGCGCGCCGCGCGGCTGCCGCCCGCGCAGCTCGACCGGGGGCTCGACGAGCTGTGCACGCGGTGGCGTGCTCTCGACGCGGGCGTGCTCGAGGCCTGGGCGCGGTCGCTGCACGCGGTGGTCGCCGCCACGGGGGACCTCCCGAACGCCGAGCCGGCCGCCGAGTCGGCCGAGGCCTTCGCCCGCGCGGCCGGCGTCCCCGGGGCGCTGTGGGTCGCCTACGGCGCGCTCGCGCTCAGCCGGCCCGCCGAGCGCGACGAGCTCCTGGAGCTCGCGTCCGCGTCCGCGTCGGCGAGCGGGTTCGGGCCGCGGCCCGCGGGCTGGGAGCCGGCGCTGCGGGTCGTCCTGGACCCGCTGCCCGGCACGGTCACGGCGCCCGAGCCCGCGGGGCTCCCGGCCGCCGGGCTCGCGGTCGTGCGGCCCGGGCCCGAGCCCGCCGTGACCGGGCCGTTCGAGGTGCGCTGCTTCGAGGAGTTCCGGCTGCTCGTGTCCGGGGTGCCCGTCGGGCTGTCGCGGATCCGGCCGCGGGCGCGCTCGCTGCTGCGGCTCCTCGCGCTGCACACCGGCCGGCTCACGCACCGCGAGCAGCTCGCGGACACGCTGTGGGGCGAGCTCGACCCGTCCGCCGCGCTGCACGGGCTGCAGGTCGCGCTGTCGAGCCTGCGCACGCTGCTCGGCTCGGCAGGTGTCACGACGGCGATCGTCGTGCGTGACGGCGACGCGTACGGGCTCGTGCTGCCCGAGGGCTCGTCGTGCGACCTGCACGTGTTCGACGGGGCGCTCGCGGCGGCCGCACGAGCCCGGTCCGGACCGGGCGACGGCGACCGGGCGCGGCGTGAGCTGCGCGCGGCGCTCGACGTGTACACCGGCGAGCTGATGCCCGAGGAGGGACCCGCGGAGTGGGTCGTGAGCGCGCGCGAGCAGTACCGGGTCCGCGCCGCGGAGGCCGCGGCGACGCTGGCCGCGCTCGAGCTCGCGCGCGGGGACGCCACCGCCGCTGCTTCGGCGGCGACGCGCGGCGTCGAGATCGACCCGTACCGGGACGACGCGTGGCGCGCGCTCATCGAGGCGAGCCGGCTCGCGGGGGACCACGCGACGGCCGGGCGCGCGCAGCGCCGGTACGACGAGGTGCTCGCGGGGCTCGGGCTGCCGCCGACAGCCGACGTGCCCGTGCCGGCCGTCCCCGGCGGCCCGCGCGAGCCTGCCGCGCCCGACCGCGCGCACGTCAGGTCCTCCCCAGGAACTCGACCTCGCCCAGCGACACCGACGCGCCCTCGGGTACCGGGTACGCCGAGACCACCGTGA
- a CDS encoding M15 family metallopeptidase: MTDVPRRRPARPPLAPRPGRPLSPAPARVVPGSAVLADRAGLPHAGTRVRAAVLAVLVVLVLGGGGWPWLTSPAEAGPGSSVSTTAADSRPAGAPADVRSTHAQAARLSAQGAAYARAEHARARATALATLESVESASVHAYPGVDPQLVAQLHGAVAHLARTLQATADAPEPALLGTRAGRAALRGPGGGAVAVSSDAATPAPGGTFGGVAPGGAGIGGAGLGGADVDGADLGGAGRGGAPLTRAGTPDTLELRAQYPTLTRRVEAAAERVALLRSVVEAAARDAAARLDALDALLATAQPPAGLRAPGPATASSGTYLPGGVDPSGDPYPNGAIPLHTLCPLASNPRALLRCDAAAAFDRLAAAYERDLGEPLRVTDSYRTFAAQVAVKAAKPGLAATPGRSNHGRGVAVDLAGFGGVGQFDRPGYLWMKAHAAEHGWYHPRWAGPGGVGPAEPWHWEYGGAPGGVFGALRPARPQDPPVAPPAPVAPAPAPGPVAPPGPVPGPVGPAAPAPGPTTPEPTPTSGPPADPAPPAPEPSDPPADAPADVPAPADAPTGDQQDAGALTAPADGVVAGAGG; the protein is encoded by the coding sequence ATGACCGACGTCCCGCGCCGCCGACCCGCACGCCCACCGCTCGCGCCGCGCCCGGGCCGGCCCCTGTCGCCCGCGCCGGCCCGGGTGGTCCCCGGCTCCGCCGTCCTCGCGGACCGGGCGGGGCTGCCCCACGCCGGCACGCGGGTCCGCGCGGCGGTGCTCGCCGTGCTGGTCGTGCTGGTCCTCGGCGGCGGTGGCTGGCCGTGGCTCACGAGCCCCGCGGAGGCCGGTCCCGGGTCCTCGGTCTCGACCACCGCGGCCGACTCCCGCCCGGCCGGCGCCCCGGCGGACGTGCGGTCCACGCACGCGCAGGCTGCCCGGCTCTCCGCGCAGGGCGCCGCGTACGCCCGGGCGGAGCACGCACGGGCCCGCGCGACGGCGCTGGCGACGCTCGAGTCCGTCGAGAGCGCGTCCGTGCACGCCTACCCGGGGGTCGACCCGCAGCTCGTCGCCCAGCTGCACGGCGCCGTCGCGCACCTCGCCCGCACGCTCCAGGCGACGGCCGACGCCCCCGAGCCGGCGCTGCTGGGCACGCGTGCCGGACGTGCCGCGCTCCGGGGGCCCGGCGGCGGTGCGGTCGCGGTCTCGTCGGACGCGGCCACCCCGGCACCGGGCGGGACGTTCGGCGGGGTCGCCCCGGGCGGCGCCGGGATCGGCGGCGCGGGGCTCGGCGGCGCGGACGTCGACGGTGCAGACCTCGGCGGTGCGGGCCGCGGGGGTGCACCCCTGACCCGTGCGGGAACGCCGGACACGCTCGAGCTCCGGGCGCAGTACCCCACGCTCACGCGCCGGGTCGAGGCGGCCGCCGAGCGGGTCGCGCTGCTGCGGTCGGTCGTCGAGGCGGCCGCGCGCGACGCCGCCGCACGGCTCGACGCTCTCGACGCCCTGCTCGCGACGGCCCAGCCGCCTGCCGGGCTGCGTGCCCCCGGGCCGGCGACGGCGTCGTCGGGCACGTACCTGCCGGGCGGTGTCGACCCGTCGGGCGACCCGTACCCCAACGGCGCGATCCCGCTGCACACGCTGTGCCCGCTCGCCTCGAACCCCCGCGCGCTGCTGCGCTGCGACGCCGCCGCGGCGTTCGACCGCCTCGCCGCCGCGTACGAGCGGGACCTCGGGGAGCCGCTGCGCGTGACCGACAGCTACCGCACGTTCGCCGCGCAGGTCGCGGTCAAGGCCGCGAAGCCGGGCCTCGCCGCGACGCCCGGGCGGTCGAACCACGGACGCGGCGTCGCCGTGGACCTCGCGGGCTTCGGCGGGGTCGGGCAGTTCGACCGGCCCGGGTACCTGTGGATGAAGGCGCACGCCGCCGAGCACGGCTGGTACCACCCGCGGTGGGCCGGCCCGGGTGGCGTCGGGCCCGCGGAGCCGTGGCACTGGGAGTACGGCGGCGCACCCGGCGGGGTGTTCGGTGCGCTCCGGCCGGCGCGCCCGCAGGACCCGCCCGTCGCTCCCCCGGCACCCGTGGCACCGGCGCCGGCCCCGGGTCCCGTCGCGCCGCCCGGACCGGTGCCGGGGCCCGTGGGACCCGCCGCGCCCGCGCCCGGACCCACGACGCCCGAGCCGACGCCGACGTCCGGACCTCCGGCGGACCCCGCGCCGCCGGCCCCGGAGCCCTCCGACCCGCCGGCCGACGCACCCGCCGACGTGCCCGCGCCGGCCGACGCCCCGACCGGCGACCAGCAGGACGCCGGCGCGCTCACCGCTCCCGCGGACGGCGTCGTGGCGGGCGCGGGCGGGTAG
- a CDS encoding GNAT family N-acetyltransferase, with the protein MGIEVVPALGRYEDAALVVGTQKPGAGACWCQSYRDARLSNTERPEALRRQCADEPGPGVLVYVDDEVAGWCSVAPRSSYRRLMRSRTIPLLDDTRDPWSVVCFVVRAGFRRRGLMHVLLAGAVEHAAAHGAEVVEGYPVETGGTRVDVVSGYVGTVELFEAAGFHRASRTTAHSGHRERWLVRRELTGAAPG; encoded by the coding sequence ATGGGGATCGAGGTCGTTCCTGCGCTGGGCCGCTACGAGGACGCCGCGCTCGTCGTCGGGACGCAGAAGCCCGGCGCCGGCGCATGCTGGTGCCAGAGCTACCGCGACGCGCGGCTCTCCAACACGGAGCGGCCCGAGGCGCTGCGCCGCCAGTGCGCGGACGAGCCCGGGCCCGGCGTGCTGGTCTACGTGGACGACGAGGTCGCGGGCTGGTGCTCGGTCGCTCCCCGCAGCTCCTACCGGCGGCTGATGCGCTCGCGGACCATCCCGCTGCTCGACGACACCCGGGACCCGTGGAGCGTCGTGTGCTTCGTGGTGCGCGCCGGGTTCCGACGCCGGGGGCTCATGCACGTGCTGCTCGCCGGTGCCGTCGAGCACGCGGCCGCGCACGGCGCCGAGGTCGTCGAGGGGTACCCCGTCGAGACCGGCGGCACGCGCGTCGACGTCGTCTCGGGGTACGTGGGGACGGTCGAGCTGTTCGAGGCCGCGGGCTTCCACCGCGCCTCGCGGACGACCGCGCACAGCGGGCACCGCGAGCGCTGGCTCGTGCGTCGGGAGCTCACGGGCGCCGCGCCGGGCTGA
- a CDS encoding DMT family transporter, protein MTDARQTTTPDDDRAAPGPVPAATSAPAASGGWLGSYALLAVMWGCSFAFIALALDALTPIQVAFWRIAVGAVTLLVIAAVTRTPLPRDARTLGHLTVLALLVNAVPFTLFALGQQSVSSVLAGIINAATPLTTLLWVALFFRAERPGPARASGLVLGFLGLLVVMGVWHGLGTGQLSGVLACVGAITCYGLGFPYTRKFLSGTPYPPVALAAGQIGIAAVVMTPVVLVSGVAPVGEVTTAVVVAVLALGVLSSGVAFILNFRVIARAGTTTASSVTYLTPVVAAAVGVLFLGDHVTWNQPVGAVVVLLGVAIAQGRLGRGRAGTGRRRPSLR, encoded by the coding sequence GTGACCGACGCACGCCAGACGACGACCCCCGACGACGATCGGGCCGCCCCGGGCCCCGTCCCGGCCGCGACCTCCGCACCGGCGGCGTCCGGCGGGTGGCTCGGCAGCTACGCGCTGCTCGCGGTCATGTGGGGCTGCTCGTTCGCGTTCATCGCGCTCGCGCTCGACGCGCTGACCCCGATCCAGGTCGCGTTCTGGCGCATCGCCGTCGGGGCCGTGACGCTGCTCGTCATCGCGGCGGTCACCCGGACGCCGCTCCCGCGCGACGCGCGGACGCTCGGGCACCTGACGGTGCTGGCGCTGCTGGTCAACGCCGTGCCGTTCACGCTGTTCGCACTCGGGCAGCAGTCGGTGTCCTCGGTGCTCGCGGGCATCATCAACGCCGCGACGCCGCTCACGACGCTGCTGTGGGTGGCCCTGTTCTTCCGCGCGGAGCGGCCGGGGCCGGCGCGGGCGTCGGGTCTCGTGCTCGGGTTCCTCGGGCTGCTCGTCGTCATGGGCGTGTGGCACGGGCTCGGGACCGGCCAGCTCAGCGGTGTGCTCGCGTGCGTCGGCGCGATCACCTGCTACGGCCTCGGGTTCCCGTACACCCGGAAGTTCCTCTCCGGCACCCCGTACCCGCCGGTCGCGCTCGCGGCGGGGCAGATCGGGATCGCCGCCGTCGTCATGACCCCCGTGGTCCTCGTCAGCGGCGTCGCCCCCGTGGGGGAGGTCACGACGGCCGTCGTCGTGGCGGTGCTCGCGCTCGGCGTGCTCAGCTCGGGCGTGGCGTTCATCCTCAACTTCCGCGTGATCGCCCGGGCCGGGACGACGACCGCGAGCTCGGTGACCTACCTGACGCCGGTCGTGGCGGCGGCGGTCGGCGTGCTCTTCCTGGGCGACCACGTGACGTGGAACCAGCCGGTCGGCGCGGTCGTCGTGCTGCTCGGCGTCGCGATCGCGCAGGGCCGGCTGGGCCGGGGGCGCGCCGGGACCGGTCGTCGGAGGCCGTCGCTACGGTGA
- a CDS encoding RNA polymerase sigma factor produces the protein MAGGARDQVLVNLVRARGEALTRYAYVYTGDMAAAQDLVQDALVKVFVRSRTRSEPEALEAYVRRVIATTYIDGYRRRRTWDGLRHLLARRDDDQAVDPTVTASDRLDLRAALAALGRQERTAVVLRFYDDLTVLQVAEVMQVAEGTVKRYLSNALHRLEARLGTLDPLDGDERSLLVAREPRRTAAPVHDPRRTSRS, from the coding sequence GTGGCCGGAGGAGCTCGTGACCAGGTGCTGGTGAACCTGGTGCGCGCCCGCGGCGAGGCCCTCACGCGCTACGCCTACGTGTACACGGGCGACATGGCCGCGGCCCAGGACCTCGTGCAGGACGCACTGGTCAAGGTGTTCGTCCGCAGCCGGACGCGGTCCGAGCCGGAGGCGCTCGAGGCGTACGTCCGGCGCGTGATCGCGACGACCTACATCGACGGGTACCGGCGCCGGCGCACCTGGGACGGCCTGCGGCACCTGCTCGCCCGCCGGGACGACGACCAGGCCGTCGACCCGACGGTCACGGCGTCCGACCGCCTCGACCTGCGGGCGGCGCTCGCGGCGCTCGGACGGCAGGAGCGGACGGCCGTCGTCCTGCGGTTCTACGACGACCTCACCGTGCTGCAGGTCGCGGAGGTCATGCAGGTCGCCGAGGGCACCGTCAAGCGGTACCTCAGCAACGCGCTGCACCGTCTCGAGGCCCGCCTCGGCACGCTCGACCCGCTCGACGGTGACGAGCGCTCGCTGCTCGTCGCCCGCGAACCGCGACGCACCGCCGCACCCGTCCACGACCCGCGACGCACCTCGAGGAGCTGA
- a CDS encoding SDR family oxidoreductase encodes MTETAGSPTPSPAEDSAPFPQRAIVTGADSGIGRATAVALAGPGRHVGITWHADEAGAEATAEEVRSRGATAHVRRLDLTDAPSGARVVDELADAMGGVDTLVLNAGTGTSTLLLDLTYEDWREVVSVDLDGAFCCLQAAARHMVRAGRGGRVVAVTSVHEHAPRVGAAPYCAAKGGLGLLVKVAALELAEHGITVNAVAPGEIATPMTGQEDEAVVEGKHRPGIPVARPGDAREIAAVVAFLCSPDAAYVNGASWAVDGGMLTMGPMAGSHLQSDDWRRP; translated from the coding sequence ATGACCGAGACCGCCGGAAGCCCGACCCCCAGCCCCGCCGAGGACTCCGCGCCGTTCCCGCAGCGCGCGATCGTGACCGGCGCCGACTCCGGGATCGGGCGCGCCACGGCCGTCGCGCTCGCGGGACCGGGGCGGCACGTCGGGATCACCTGGCACGCCGACGAGGCCGGCGCCGAGGCGACGGCCGAGGAGGTCCGCTCGCGCGGCGCGACGGCGCACGTCCGCCGGCTCGACCTGACCGACGCGCCGTCGGGCGCCCGCGTCGTCGACGAGCTCGCGGACGCGATGGGCGGCGTCGACACGCTCGTCCTCAACGCCGGCACCGGCACGTCGACGCTGCTGCTCGACCTGACGTACGAGGACTGGCGCGAGGTCGTGTCCGTCGACCTCGACGGCGCGTTCTGCTGCCTCCAGGCGGCCGCCCGCCACATGGTCCGGGCCGGCCGCGGAGGCAGGGTCGTCGCCGTCACGAGCGTGCACGAGCACGCGCCGCGCGTCGGCGCCGCGCCCTACTGCGCGGCGAAGGGCGGGCTCGGGCTGCTGGTCAAGGTCGCGGCGCTCGAGCTGGCGGAGCACGGCATCACGGTCAACGCCGTCGCGCCCGGCGAGATCGCGACGCCGATGACCGGCCAGGAGGACGAGGCGGTCGTCGAGGGCAAGCACCGGCCCGGCATCCCCGTCGCGCGGCCCGGCGACGCGCGGGAGATCGCGGCCGTCGTGGCGTTCCTGTGCTCGCCCGACGCGGCCTACGTCAACGGCGCCTCCTGGGCGGTCGACGGCGGCATGCTCACGATGGGGCCCATGGCGGGCTCGCACCTGCAGTCCGACGACTGGCGGCGGCCCTAG
- a CDS encoding TetR/AcrR family transcriptional regulator: MAERTDAVRRERLDRDRVLRAAVVLADEDGIDAVSMRRLAQVLGVVPMALYKHVAHKDALLDGMVDAVLGEIDAPDPTVGWAEAVRARILSAREVVLRHPWARRVMESRAAPTPVVLAYMDSTIGTFLAGGLSVDLVHHAMHALGSRIFGFTQELYDTGPGPTPEDLAALGPQAQAAMQQLAAMFPNVATVATSRPHDPSSVVGSGCDDRFEFEFGLDLLLGGIERLHRRGWSSLGEVPA, translated from the coding sequence GTGGCGGAGCGGACGGACGCGGTGCGGCGCGAGCGCCTCGACCGGGACCGGGTCCTGCGGGCGGCCGTCGTGCTCGCGGACGAGGACGGCATCGACGCCGTGAGCATGCGGCGGCTCGCGCAGGTGCTCGGGGTCGTGCCGATGGCCCTGTACAAGCACGTGGCCCACAAGGACGCGCTGCTCGACGGCATGGTCGACGCGGTGCTCGGCGAGATCGACGCACCCGACCCGACCGTCGGCTGGGCCGAGGCCGTCCGCGCGCGCATCCTGTCCGCCCGCGAGGTCGTGCTCCGCCACCCCTGGGCGCGCCGGGTCATGGAGTCGCGGGCCGCACCCACGCCGGTCGTGCTCGCGTACATGGACTCGACCATCGGGACGTTCCTCGCGGGCGGGCTCTCCGTCGACCTCGTGCACCACGCGATGCACGCGCTCGGCAGCCGGATCTTCGGGTTCACCCAGGAGCTCTACGACACCGGCCCCGGACCCACCCCCGAGGACCTCGCCGCGCTCGGCCCCCAGGCGCAGGCCGCGATGCAGCAGCTGGCGGCGATGTTCCCGAACGTCGCCACGGTGGCGACGAGCCGGCCGCACGACCCGAGCAGCGTCGTCGGCTCGGGGTGCGACGACCGGTTCGAGTTCGAGTTCGGCCTGGACCTGCTGCTCGGCGGGATCGAGCGGCTCCACCGGCGGGGCTGGTCGTCGCTCGGCGAGGTACCGGCCTGA
- a CDS encoding DUF4386 domain-containing protein encodes MIAGALYLLTHVTSITAVLLYRDIGEPERFLAGTGADGPVLLGSLLEVVLALAVIGTAVTLFPVVRRQHEGAALGYAALRTLEAAVITVGVVPLLALVTVRQSLAGAPGPETVALAEGLVALHDWTFLVGPGFVCGTNTVVLAALLLRSGLVPRPIAVLGLVGGPLVFATNAGVMFGLYDQVSVITGLGAVPIFSWEICLAVYLITRGFRRSPVLDGDAAPRVPEPQPVA; translated from the coding sequence GTGATCGCCGGAGCGCTGTACCTGCTCACCCACGTCACCTCCATCACGGCGGTGCTGCTCTACCGCGACATCGGTGAGCCCGAGCGGTTCCTCGCGGGCACCGGGGCCGACGGTCCGGTGCTGCTCGGCTCGCTGCTCGAGGTCGTCCTGGCCCTCGCCGTGATCGGCACCGCGGTGACGCTCTTCCCGGTGGTCAGGCGGCAGCACGAGGGAGCGGCGCTCGGCTACGCGGCGCTGCGGACGCTCGAGGCCGCGGTCATCACGGTCGGCGTCGTGCCGCTGCTCGCGCTCGTCACGGTCCGGCAGTCGCTCGCGGGCGCGCCGGGCCCGGAGACGGTCGCGCTCGCCGAGGGCCTCGTCGCGCTGCACGACTGGACATTCCTCGTCGGGCCTGGCTTCGTGTGCGGGACCAACACGGTGGTCCTCGCGGCGCTGCTGCTCCGGTCCGGGCTCGTGCCGCGACCCATCGCGGTGCTCGGGCTCGTCGGCGGCCCGCTCGTCTTCGCCACGAATGCGGGCGTGATGTTCGGCCTGTACGACCAGGTGTCGGTGATCACCGGGCTCGGCGCGGTCCCGATCTTCTCGTGGGAGATCTGCCTCGCCGTCTACCTGATCACGCGCGGCTTCCGCCGCTCCCCCGTGCTCGACGGCGACGCGGCTCCGCGGGTGCCCGAGCCTCAGCCCGTCGCCTGA